From a single Brettanomyces bruxellensis chromosome 5, complete sequence genomic region:
- a CDS encoding uncharacterized protein (SECRETED:SignalP(1-15)~CAZy:GH72): MRFSALTLFAGACAAASLPAIKVKGNAFYNSESGDRFYIRGVDYQPGGSSNLTDPLGDAEICGRDIPYFQELGLNTIRVYSVDNTLDHSECMEKLADAGIYLILDLNTPDASLSRHDPGCSYNAVYLNEVFSTVDEFANYTNVLGFFAANELVNNEATLDTAPYIKAVVRDTKKYISARNYRQIPVGYSAADVSSLRKELADYLNCGNDSNARIDMLGVNDYSWCGSSSFTTSGYSEKVKMYTGYSVPIFLSEYGCNQVPGSRPFTEVKSIYSTQMSSVFSGGLVYQYTEDSSKYGLVQVESDTSVETLTDFDNLREELNSTEDPTGTAGASTSNSISSCPTNWNFSITVPTAPDGLAKLLKNGATGGNGFDASTQESCGDDAYYVSSTVKTSSTQSSNHSTAVSSSSSKATSTSSARATSSSSSTSKAIAAQLKTHGFTAVLTFIAAVFFY; the protein is encoded by the coding sequence ATGAGATTCTCAGCACTCACCCTTTTTGCCGGAGCTTGTGCAGCTGCAAGTCTTCCAGCCATCAAAGTTAAGGGAAACGCATTCTACAATTCTGAGAGTGGCGATAGATTTTACATCAGAGGTGTGGACTACCAGCCTGGCGGATCGTCAAACTTGACGGATCCGTTGGGAGATGCCGAAATCTGCGGTAGGGATATCCCATACTTCCAGGAGCTTGGTTTGAACACAATCCGTGTTTACTCTGTTGACAACACCTTAGACCACTCCGAATGCATGGAGAAGCTTGCCGATGCGGGCATCTACTTGATTCTTGATCTCAACACACCAGACGCATCCCTCTCGCGTCATGATCCGGGCTGCTCTTACAATGCAGTTTACTTGAACGAGGTGTTTTCGACTGTTGATGAGTTTGCCAACTACACCAACGTTTTGGGATTCTTCGCAGCAAACGAGTTGGTGAACAACGAGGCCACGTTGGACACAGCCCCATACATTAAGGCCGTTGTCAGAGACACGAAGAAGTACATCTCGGCCAGAAACTACAGGCAGATCCCTGTTGGATACTCGGCAGCAGATGTTTCGTCTTTGAGAAAGGAGCTTGCCGATTACTTGAACTGTGGAAACGACAGCAATGCCAGAATCGACATGCTCGGTGTTAACGACTACTCATGGTGTGGCTCATCATCGTTCACGACCTCCGGATACTCGGAAAAGGTCAAGATGTACACCGGCTACTCCGTTCCGATCTTCCTCTCCGAATACGGTTGCAACCAGGTTCCTGGCTCCAGACCTTTCACCGAGGTGAAGTCCATCTACTCCACGCAGATGTCTTCAGTTTTCTCCGGTGGTTTGGTCTACCAGTACACGGAGGATTCTTCCAAGTACGGATTGGTGCAAGTTGAGTCCGACACCTCGGTCGAGACTTTGACCGACTTCGACAACTTGCGTGAGGAGTTGAACTCCACCGAGGATCCAACGGGAACTGCCGGTGCCTCAACTTCGAACTCGATCTCGTCGTGCCCAACAAACTGGAATTTCAGCATTACTGTGCCAACTGCTCCAGACGGACTCGCcaaacttttgaaaaacGGTGCCACCGGTGGAAATGGCTTTGATGCAAGCACCCAGGAGTCGTGTGGAGACGATGCTTACTACGTGAGCAGCACTGTCAAGACATCCAGCACGCAATCCAGCAACCACTCGACTGCCgtttcttcatcaagttCTAAGGCCACCTCCACTTCGTCGGCAAGGGCCACTTCATCCAGCTCTTCGACCTCAAAGGCCATCGCAGCCCAGTTGAAAACGCATGGCTTCACTGCTGTTCTCACCTTCATAGCTGCCGTGTTCTTCTATTGA